A stretch of Syntrophorhabdaceae bacterium DNA encodes these proteins:
- a CDS encoding MBL fold metallo-hydrolase, whose translation MAKVTDGVYFIQGMDEFIPDSHMYIIGKPDSNDMSIVDAGLTGKGAYKIESIKKLGISLSSIKRVIMTHTHLDHIGCLGEIKKQIPRAELWVHRLEAEPLEKGDDRPVYGMNEFKGMCQMQYGLKADAFKFPVERKLEDKDILEIGDMIWEVIHIPGHSMGGIALYNEAAGILIPGDVVYADYAIGRFDLFGADPGALKKSLYRLAELKVDILLPGHNQIVQGLPKDYIQKTAKMWEPYLR comes from the coding sequence ATGGCAAAAGTGACGGACGGCGTATATTTCATACAGGGGATGGATGAGTTTATTCCTGATTCCCATATGTACATTATCGGCAAGCCCGATTCTAACGATATGTCCATTGTTGATGCAGGTCTGACAGGGAAGGGCGCTTACAAGATAGAATCCATAAAAAAACTGGGGATCAGTCTTTCTTCGATCAAGAGGGTTATCATGACGCATACCCACCTTGACCATATCGGTTGCCTGGGTGAGATAAAAAAACAGATCCCCCGCGCCGAACTGTGGGTCCACAGGCTCGAAGCGGAGCCGCTGGAAAAAGGAGATGACAGGCCTGTTTACGGCATGAATGAGTTCAAGGGGATGTGTCAGATGCAGTATGGACTGAAGGCCGATGCCTTTAAGTTTCCCGTTGAGCGTAAGCTCGAAGACAAGGATATCCTTGAGATCGGGGATATGATATGGGAAGTGATCCACATCCCGGGACATTCAATGGGCGGCATTGCCCTCTACAATGAGGCTGCCGGTATTCTGATACCCGGGGACGTGGTCTACGCCGATTACGCGATCGGCCGTTTTGACCTTTTTGGCGCTGATCCTGGTGCGTTAAAAAAATCCCTTTACCGCCTTGCAGAACTGAAGGTTGACATCCTTCTACCCGGTCATAATCAGATCGTTCAGGGTTTGCCGAAGGACTACATCCAAAAAACCGCCAAGATGTGGGAACCGTATTTGCGGTAA
- a CDS encoding ABC transporter substrate-binding protein: MHNRRIKSQLLNILRCLVFSVTLFPLSMSALYAETTLQSASFIPQWSPQAQFAGYYVALEKGIYQKYGINLNIKMGGPYSVPADLLEKGEVDFGTMWLSTAVQKRSQGVRLVNISQIVQRSALMLVAKKGRGIQKPEDINGKKVGLWRDEFRLQPLAFFKKFNLHVKIIPQSYSVNLFLRDGVDVASAMWYNEYHT; encoded by the coding sequence ATGCATAATAGAAGAATAAAATCCCAACTGCTTAATATCCTCCGCTGCCTGGTCTTTTCGGTGACACTTTTTCCTCTTTCGATGAGTGCGCTTTATGCTGAGACAACCCTTCAGAGCGCCTCCTTTATACCTCAGTGGAGTCCACAGGCGCAATTTGCCGGGTACTACGTTGCGCTTGAAAAAGGTATATACCAGAAATACGGGATCAACCTTAACATTAAGATGGGAGGGCCATACAGTGTTCCCGCCGACCTGCTGGAAAAGGGGGAAGTAGATTTCGGCACCATGTGGCTTTCTACGGCGGTACAGAAGCGGTCTCAAGGTGTAAGGCTCGTAAATATCTCGCAGATTGTGCAGCGGTCTGCCCTTATGCTTGTGGCAAAAAAGGGAAGGGGTATCCAAAAACCGGAAGACATCAACGGCAAAAAGGTTGGGTTATGGAGGGATGAGTTCCGTTTACAGCCCCTGGCATTTTTCAAGAAATTTAATCTTCATGTGAAGATCATTCCCCAGTCTTATTCAGTGAACCTCTTCCTCAGAGACGGGGTGGATGTGGCATCTGCCATGTGGTACAACGAATATCACACG
- a CDS encoding SpoIIE family protein phosphatase produces the protein QMIAKGIKENSSNLITTTTSKIEVLLSATQKIPENIAYFLENSTNNEQELFQVLYAIVENNAEIYGAAIAFEPYMFKKDQEFFAPYFYKAYGGINFKYLDKYYNYFLWDWYQIPKELERPQWIEPYFGEGGGILMSSYSVPFYKKIGNKRQIAGVIVVDISLESLRNIVSSIKILKSGYGFLISKNGTFVTHPKKEFVMNETIFTIAEAREDDRLREVGRKMIRGESGIAPMWVKSAVTGKSCWMAYVPIKSSGWSLGILFPQDELMEDITNLNRIVLFLGITGLFLLAVAVVFIARSITGPLRHMAKATEHIGSGNFDIELPPVKSGDEVGKLSEAFSFMRESLKEYIGELTEATASRERMESELKIAHDIQMGILPKKFPPYPERTEFDIYAMIKPAREIGGDFYDFFFVDDEHLCFVIADVSGKGIPAALFMALTKTLIKAKATVGLTPDKIISRVNEDLCIGNDMSMFVTVFCGILNVMTGEVQFTNGGHNPPLLIKGNGDVSYLETSGELLVGAMEEAQYTTRSIMLGQGDSLFFYTDGVTEAMNERNELFSEERLQKGLSIYQGKTVDQVISAVMQEITEFTGSTPQSDDITMMMITYKGN, from the coding sequence GCAGATGATAGCAAAAGGGATCAAGGAGAATTCGAGCAACCTTATTACCACGACGACAAGCAAGATCGAGGTGCTGTTGAGCGCTACTCAGAAGATACCTGAAAACATAGCATACTTTCTGGAGAACAGTACGAACAATGAACAGGAACTTTTCCAGGTCCTCTATGCAATTGTTGAGAATAACGCTGAAATATATGGAGCGGCAATCGCCTTTGAGCCCTATATGTTCAAGAAGGATCAGGAGTTTTTTGCGCCTTATTTTTACAAGGCTTACGGAGGGATCAATTTTAAATACCTCGATAAGTACTATAATTATTTTTTATGGGACTGGTATCAGATCCCAAAGGAGCTTGAACGCCCGCAGTGGATAGAGCCCTATTTTGGCGAAGGCGGCGGTATCCTGATGTCCTCCTATTCCGTTCCCTTTTACAAAAAGATCGGCAATAAAAGGCAGATAGCGGGCGTTATCGTTGTAGACATATCCCTCGAAAGTCTGCGCAATATCGTTTCCTCTATAAAGATCCTCAAATCCGGATATGGTTTTTTGATATCCAAAAACGGGACCTTTGTAACGCACCCTAAAAAAGAGTTCGTAATGAACGAGACGATCTTTACGATCGCGGAGGCACGGGAGGACGATAGGCTCAGAGAGGTTGGAAGGAAGATGATAAGGGGTGAGTCGGGTATTGCGCCCATGTGGGTCAAGAGCGCGGTTACCGGAAAATCCTGCTGGATGGCCTATGTGCCGATAAAGTCAAGCGGCTGGTCCCTTGGTATTCTTTTCCCGCAGGACGAACTGATGGAAGATATCACGAACCTCAACCGGATCGTGCTTTTCCTGGGGATTACCGGTCTCTTCCTGCTTGCCGTGGCAGTTGTGTTTATCGCCAGGTCCATAACGGGACCGTTAAGGCACATGGCAAAGGCAACAGAACATATTGGGTCAGGAAACTTTGATATTGAATTGCCGCCTGTGAAATCAGGTGATGAGGTAGGGAAGCTCTCCGAGGCATTCAGCTTCATGAGGGAATCCCTGAAGGAATATATCGGGGAACTTACAGAGGCTACAGCGTCAAGGGAGCGCATGGAAAGCGAACTGAAGATAGCCCATGACATCCAGATGGGCATCCTGCCGAAGAAATTCCCTCCCTACCCGGAAAGGACGGAATTTGACATCTATGCCATGATAAAACCGGCCAGGGAGATCGGAGGGGATTTTTACGACTTCTTCTTCGTAGACGATGAACATCTCTGTTTCGTCATTGCCGATGTCTCGGGTAAGGGTATTCCGGCAGCGTTGTTCATGGCGCTCACGAAGACCCTTATCAAGGCGAAGGCCACAGTGGGCCTGACCCCCGACAAGATCATCTCCAGGGTAAACGAAGACCTCTGCATAGGCAACGACATGAGCATGTTCGTAACGGTTTTTTGCGGGATCCTGAACGTCATGACCGGGGAGGTGCAGTTTACAAACGGAGGGCACAACCCCCCGCTGCTGATAAAGGGAAACGGAGATGTTTCTTACCTTGAAACATCCGGTGAACTTCTTGTCGGTGCGATGGAGGAAGCTCAATACACTACCCGTAGTATTATGCTTGGACAGGGCGATTCGTTGTTCTTCTATACTGATGGGGTTACGGAGGCGATGAATGAAAGGAACGAACTTTTCTCCGAGGAACGCCTCCAGAAAGGGTTATCGATATACCAGGGCAAAACCGTTGATCAGGTCATAAGCGCAGTGATGCAGGAGATAACAGAATTCAC